The DNA sequence GAtctttcattttgtatttttgcttTCGGACAGCTTTTACCTAACGAACTTTTGGTTATTTCGCCTCTTTTCTTTAGAACTTAATGGAGATTGAATGGTCgtgaaaataaatattcctCATGTTATAACGATTCTTAAGATTCTTTGACGCTACCGTCGACTCCCCCTTTCTTTTCCATTATATCCCAAGCCGTGATGTATTGGTTCCAAgcacaaacaaattaaaaaaacatttgttcaATTCATAGATGAAGATGATTCTGATATGGACGACGAATTCTGGgaggatgatgatgaagagTTTTGGTCCGATTAATGGCCCATGGATCCAGACGAATCTACTTTTACTTGAGCATTAAATTGGAGTTTGATTCTAAACATAGTTTGGGTTGATGTCTTTAAGTTTTCTTAGATCCGAGTGTTCTCTTCGTTTTAAGATTTCTCTCTTTTACGATGCCGCTATGGAGTTTACGCCCTTTTTTACGCACGCACGCGCGCGCAATAGCTGGCCCTTTTGGAGAGCCCCACGTGATCATTggacatgtttttgttttgtgttattCTACTTTTTACCGAGACGAAAAGGGAAAGTTCAACTTCTGGAGGATTAGTTTGCACATAAATGCCTGACGCTTCTTTGTTTAGGGACAATTAATGACCACTGTGACGTCATACGAAAAGTACCAATTGACTTCTCAAAAGGGGGAGTGGGGATAACCAAATGGACTGCACACTTTAATTTTCCTGTCTGCGCACACTCAATTGAAGTGCTCTTTATTTACAAGCACATACATGCTTAGGAAGCGAAAATGGTCAATAATCAAGGCCGCCACACTGCATTCGTCGTTGTAGTGTTTAATCTGTTGCAACGTACGaagaatatataaaataaatttaatataGTACTCGCTCCTCGAATAAAGTTATACTTCCATGAAACTATCAGCGAGTTCCCATGAGAGGAAAAGCTTAACCTATGCTACAGGGAATACTGCCCTAATCTTAAGAAAGCGGAGCTAAAACcaagaaatatttcaatttcttgaaagCTTCGAGATAAAATTTTTATCTACTACAAACTATAACTACGAAAACTCGAAGATTATCAAAACTACTACGATTATGTACTATTTTAAAGTTCTGATAAAAATCCAAACTTTCTTGTCCCAGGGACCGGCCCTACTGAATGTGgtagcaaaaaaaagaaatgtgtaAAAAATCGATAAAGAAATACTACATAACACTGAACAACTAAATGAGCCAAGTTACTctacataattataattatgaatTAACAGACTTCCTAATGGAAGTGTTCGACCTATAAATTACACATCATTTCATTGAAAAGCAAGTTCGTACAAAAGAACATTATAAACGTTTTCTCTACAAAATATTAACCAccactgcaaaacaaaactacgTTAAGTAAAACCTAATAAACAAGgacgaaaataaaacagtttcATTCCAGTTGCgatgatttcatttcaatcttACAGTAAACCACAAATCACACTTGAAGTGACGAGTCACAATTAAGACAAAGGGGGTACAACCTTTGAGGTGTTACGTTTCAAAGTCCGTGTATATTTATAAAGCGATCAAACACTCTTCAGGAGCTTATTTTGACGggttaaagaaaatttacataccGGATATAATTATAGATAATTCCATCGTAGAATATACTGCGCTCTCTATGAACACCACAGGCCTGATATCAATGCAGAAACAGTTCTCACTAGACgggatgattttttttacaatagaGCAGCTACTCTAGCCAATAAGAACATACTGTGATAAGATGATAAACCAATCCGAGAACGACACGAATCATGCAAGCGCAAATCGCCACCaactgttttggttttcactgGTCGAGAAAGTGGCACCAAATTTTTTGGCATGACAACCGGGCGTAATCCAACGAAGGCACAACATTCGATCTGTATCACAGCTGTACACTTCCTACCTAACTCTACACATTTCTAAAATAGCATGTTTTCACTATCTTCAAGTTACTCTTCGGCAACTTTAAAGTAGTTTTATTTCTTCAGCAGAGAAATGTAATTAATTGATTTTGTATTGATTTATCAATTAATTactatttacaaaaaaatataaaagaatgCATGCAACAAATTATTAAAGCTAGATATTCCAAGGCTGTTTAGAAAGAGTGCTTTGTAAAACTTGAAGTAAGACACCCTAAGTACCGTAAAATATAGAGGTTAGCGTTCAATTATTGAatattctgcaaaaaaaaatttctctctTAACGTCTTGAAAAATAATCAGTGGTTACAGCACGgctgtaaaagaaaaattcactaAAAAACCGTTTCACTGTGTAACGTCAATAAAATTTGCATCCTTCGTCTGCAGAAACATAAAGCAAGATTTAGTTACCGTAAGGCAGTTAATTCTGACAAGAAATGAGTGCAAACTTTCGAATAGCCTTGGTGCTCAACAGATATGATGCCAGCATCACAAACGCAACAATCCATTTTAACAAACATTATTTAAAGAAACTTTTAAATAATGAGATTTTCTCCACTGTGAACTTATTTgagcatttcaaataatctTAATTATTCTAACGAAACATTCACCAGCTGACTCATTATGTAATGCTGGCTCAGTGTTACATGAAAAGTCACTAAAACTAATACACATAACTTGTATTCCATGAAGCAGAAGCTAAATAAACTACCAATTAACCTTTCTACTTAACGCAAACCATATGCTGCATGAATGGTGCCATCAAGGCGTGGCCGCTTATGAGTGCCATCTTTGTCCAGTTCGCGTGGATCATCCCTGTTTGGAGTCAAACGCCGCTGGACTTGATACGGTGAAGTTGGAGAAATCGAGGAGTGGGAATTTGGCGAGGTGGAATCTCTTTCACCTGGCTCCGCTTTGATGTTCACTGATGACATGCCCTGAACTACAGATGCATTTGGAACGGTGAGACGGCTTCCCAGTAAATTGGTAACTGGTACATTCCTAGTAATAACAGAGATACGCTATACAAGGCTGATACCATACACAAATTATAATAAACACAACTAAAAGTTTaattgttgaattttaaaattatgaaaGTAGCACAAGAAGCCTTATGGAAGTGTGAAAACGGATTTCTTCAGCCATGCTGTGCGGAGAACATGAAAGTGTACTCTTCTCTTCTATTAAAGTGCCCCTAACCCTTCAAATTGTGCAACTTGTGCAAAAAGCGTACAAATTTCACTAACTTCACGCACTCGTAAAAAAATCAGGGttcaatatttttgaaaaaatgagtTCTTGAAATATGTGAAAATctaccaaacaaaacaagttgaAGGGTTAGGGGCACTTTAATCTTCAATATAAGACTGTCTGATTACAATGACGAGGAAGAAGTTGCTTGATTCTTTTAGGATTTGGCAATGAAATTTTAGTCTACTAACCCAGCTTGTAGCATATTCAGCTGTTGCTGAAGAAGAGCTTGCTGTTGAATTACTGACAATGCTCCTGGAAATTGTGCCAATTTCTGGGCAAGCGCCTCTGAGTTTTCCAAAGGAAACTCTGATGGCAGCCCAGAAGGTAAAGCAGAGGCAAATGATGGTGGTGCAGCTGATGCCAGGTTGGGCGTTGCCATAGAAAGTATAGGTGTTGACAGTGACTGATTATCACCTGGTGTTTGCATAGGGAAAGAGTTCAGGGAAATCACCGGAGTAGACAGAGGCTGATTGTCATGGGATGATGCTACTGCCATCGCATGCCGATTAgaatgctgaaaaaaaaattatggaagaaagaagttgaaaaatcAAACTGTGAACTGCCTTTAATATTACCTACCCCTTAACCCTAGCCCTAACCCATCTTCCACCAATAGCTGCTCAATTTTCAAACTGTCTCTTACCATCTGCCCTGAAGGAGTTCTCGAGGGAATGTTGATCTTCAAGGGTGGCCTGTTAGGTGGTGGAGTCACTGCTTGCGGATGAGGAGAAACAGAATTTCGTCCACTGCTTGTAACACCAGGCGAGGCTGTTACAAAAGAACCATCATTTCTCTGAATGGGTCCAGGAGTGACACTTCTTAATCCAGCGGCAGCAACAAGGTCTGACATGTTTTGTGTATTtcctgaagaaaaaaaaacaaacgtgCTGTCAATACTGAAATTCTCATGTCTTGCCAGAGACATGTTGTTACaggttgctgcaaataaaccTCTTATTTTGGAGGTACGCTCAAGACCAAGTACAGAAGTACAGTAGCACTTCAATATAAGTAACTGGTATGTGCACTAGTCACagtttaaaataatgaaattaaccAATGACTGGCTAAAAGAAACATGCCAAGGTATTCAACACTGTAAAAGAGTCTCTAGAACAACCCAAATCAGACAATTCTTTCAGCCTTGACAATACCTCCAACTAACTAGTTGTTAATAATTATGGTTCAACCAAAAGGCCCAAACTTATCACTTCCACAATGAAGCAGTTTTACATCATGCTATGATAAAAATGTAGTATTCATATTCTTTCACATTTGTAAATCCCTAGTCTGGTTGGAACCACTTTATAAAATAAAGCtgctcatttttccaatacaTAGTTCAAAAAGGAAGGGGCTGGGGTGGTTACACTGTAAGCAAAGttcagtgtgaaaaaaaaaaaggacagcGCAAACAATCACTTCAGACATGGTTATACTGCAAAGTGTTTTAGTAAactgtacaaaacaatggcaccTCAGTAATGTTCAAAGGAactttttacttatttatttgaaGGACAAGTTTAATACTGTACAATAGCAGTAAAATTTAGGGAACAAATTCATGCACGGTAATCaagaaaaactttctttttttttacgcaatttaatttaacatgGATTATTTAAACAATGTTTACACAGATTTATATCCGCAACCTGttttaacaacaaatacaaTAATGATTGTATGCAAATCCCAAATGAGCCTGTACAAATTGCTACATAAAATAATTCAATTAAGAAATTACTTCTACACTGTTCATTAATTagaattttgtgaaaactgaaaatagtGCATTCAAGTTTAGGACAAAGAGTCATACATTCATTCTTATTTTCAAGCTTTAACTCCATTTTACCAATGAAAATATGTTAGGTGTTAATTCATAAAGTCACTCTAGTTTCAAACTGACAGGATcataaattttactttttttaccCCTATATACCGCCAACTACCAGGGCAAAAAACTACTGCTCAATAACACCATCCTATATGTTACAATAACTCATAAACAATATTAAACTGCAGTGTCACGCAGTGCTATTGGTCTCTGCTATGATTTCCATTTTaccactccaaaaaaaaatatgtacaacaaaaaaatgaagaaataagaCATTCCTGCTCTTTATCACAAAGTGAGGCAAAAATGATAGCTACATCAAACAAAGCAAGAACATTACTCATTTTGTTGTCTGTTTGTTGGTGTAAAGGCTGATTTTAAACTTTAACTGTCTGCAAAATCTATCATTCTTTTCAGAGTTATTGACTGAAATTGCACAATAAAATCAATGACATTACTCTTTAGAAAACAAAGT is a window from the Acropora palmata chromosome 1, jaAcrPala1.3, whole genome shotgun sequence genome containing:
- the LOC141876912 gene encoding myocyte-specific enhancer factor 2A-like isoform X2 — encoded protein: MGRKKIQISRIGDERNRQVTFTKRKFGLMKKAYELSILCDCEIALIIFNSSTKLFQYASTDMDKILLRYTEYNEPHESRTNADIVEAISKKENKALPSPDDTEKHFVLTPRTEEKYNKINQEFEQMMKKNQLHPQTSTSSDNFQTLPVSVPVSTNNISEDGYASQPGTTDSGVMMSSGMSVTSGGRITGEHMNGSYSRVNTPGITGNTQNMSDLVAAAGLRSVTPGPIQRNDGSFVTASPGVTSSGRNSVSPHPQAVTPPPNRPPLKINIPSRTPSGQMHSNRHAMAVASSHDNQPLSTPVISLNSFPMQTPGDNQSLSTPILSMATPNLASAAPPSFASALPSGLPSEFPLENSEALAQKLAQFPGALSVIQQQALLQQQLNMLQAGNVPVTNLLGSRLTVPNASVVQGMSSVNIKAEPGERDSTSPNSHSSISPTSPYQVQRRLTPNRDDPRELDKDGTHKRPRLDGTIHAAYGLR
- the LOC141876912 gene encoding myocyte-specific enhancer factor 2A-like isoform X1; the encoded protein is MGRKKIQISRIGDERNRQVTFTKRKFGLMKKAYELSILCDCEIALIIFNSSTKLFQYASTDMDKILLRYTEYNEPHESRTNADIVEAISKKENKALPSPDDTEKHFVLTPRTEEKYNKINQEFEQMMKKNQLHPQQTSTSSDNFQTLPVSVPVSTNNISEDGYASQPGTTDSGVMMSSGMSVTSGGRITGEHMNGSYSRVNTPGITGNTQNMSDLVAAAGLRSVTPGPIQRNDGSFVTASPGVTSSGRNSVSPHPQAVTPPPNRPPLKINIPSRTPSGQMHSNRHAMAVASSHDNQPLSTPVISLNSFPMQTPGDNQSLSTPILSMATPNLASAAPPSFASALPSGLPSEFPLENSEALAQKLAQFPGALSVIQQQALLQQQLNMLQAGNVPVTNLLGSRLTVPNASVVQGMSSVNIKAEPGERDSTSPNSHSSISPTSPYQVQRRLTPNRDDPRELDKDGTHKRPRLDGTIHAAYGLR